A region from the Coffea eugenioides isolate CCC68of chromosome 9, Ceug_1.0, whole genome shotgun sequence genome encodes:
- the LOC113782478 gene encoding LOW QUALITY PROTEIN: uncharacterized protein LOC113782478 (The sequence of the model RefSeq protein was modified relative to this genomic sequence to represent the inferred CDS: substituted 1 base at 1 genomic stop codon), which produces MDHRGRGRSRSRGRGRGRGRRVEPLRDQGGDRASEVNQNRGPEGGGGDQMATAINRITEVLERLTDRQGPGPVHQQPGGQVDTEDRALERFLKFGPPKFQGGPEPEIAEGWWERISDIFATLDYTETRKVTFASFQFEGAARSWWNLIKDKWDRDRTPSTWATFTREFNAKFLPPLVQEKREDDFIKCKQGAMSVAEYETNFTKLARYAPDLIATEQRRIRRFVQGLNVEIQEGLATAQISTYSDAVEKAQRFETARAQSRSFFARKRNAPSGSRDPISTSAPPPKMGRGTGVVNIPSASRGALARGAGARGPGARGSGVRGGQSGMGPPRSAPQGVQVSTPQITCGYCGKANHTANECWRKDGKCLKCGSAEHQIANCPRISENGGSQGGATSSRQTASGGSRPKVPARVYALDSQPAPDPSEVVEGTLPIFHRLAKVLIDPGATHSFVNPAFMCGIDVKPVRLPYDLEVRTPTGNKSMLTSLVYKECEFWVGERKMLVDLVSLDLKGYDVIIGMDFLSYHHAKLDCRAKVVEFCIPGEATLKLDVRGRLASSALISGIRARKMLHKGAQGFLAFLINAPSDQVKLEDVPIVQDFPDVFPEELTSLPPEREIEFKIDLVPGVAPISKTPYRMAPAELKELEIQLQDLLERGFIKESDSPWGAPVLFVKKKDGSLRLCIDYRGLNEVTIKNKYPLPLIDGLFDQLQGSVVYSKLDLRQGYYQLRIKKEDIPKTAFNSRYGHFEFAVMPFGLTNAPAAFMDLMQRIFKKYLDQFVVVFIDDILVYSKTREDHAKHLEIVLQVLREHKLYAKFSKCEFWLEEISFLGHRISKNGIAVDPTKVEAVTLWKQPENPTEIRSFLGLAGYYRRFIKDFSKIAGPMTELTKKNHKFIWSPKCEASFQELKRRLTTAPVLALPEGVDGYVVYSDASKEGLGCVLMQKGKVVAYASRKLKPHEMNYPTHDLELAAVIFALKKWRHYLYGVTFEVFTDHKSLKYLFSQKELNLRQRRWVEFLEDYDCSINYHPGKANVVADALSRRAQVAGLMVREWDMLEEASGWNPRLEKLKILFGNLSLKSPLLERIKEAQRKDPVVQGYLERVGKEETLDFKLGPEGILRFRNRIVVPSEEGLKREILEESHRSKYTIHPGVNKMYQDVKGLYWWDGLKRDVAKFVQTCLVCQQVKAEYQKPSGLLQPLEIPEWKWEHITMDFVTGLPRSQRGHDAVWVIVDRLTKSAHFLPVNMSYSLEKLAKLYTEEIMRLHGIPVSIVSDRDPRFVSRFWQKFQETLGTKLKLSTAYHPQTDGQSERTIQTLEDMLRSCILDFGGSWSQYMTLAEFAYNNSYQASIQMAPYEALYGRRCRSPIHWDEVGEKRVLDPTAIPWIEEAYEKVKLVRERLQTVQSRQKSYADHRRKDLEFEVGDKVFLRVKPMKGGVISKKGKKLKPRYIGPFEVLKRVGKVAYQLDLPSSMSRIHNVFHVSILKKYHPDPSHVIQLDDVEVDESLTYEERPVKILDREIKELRNKKIALVKVLWRNHDVEEATWEVEKDMKDQYPELFAXTASTSILGCCLDRARRRKIAAAAAGVVLDQGRRRNQLPFFFPPTTEPSKLTQNPRPKLLFTSTFAAGLLLSTRKRKHPAREKCADQTEEQPTTLPDIIDDEQPTVEPSTRKSPRGTETRSGKRKRSAREKCTDQTEEQPTALPKFIDDDAREKFEWISQKGFITQRTIVPSEFRKFDLELVLSQKDFEKWSHILSLPNTHYPDMFYQFFANLRKDSSHTELVSRVNFVDITLTPDSVNMVLKTKIEDGFKDKGKTQATEASDEDDEETEDEMDPAQFLVLVWYIGLDIG; this is translated from the exons ATGGATCATCGTGGTAGAGGCCGAAGTCGAAGTCGAGGTCGAGGTCGAGGTCGAGGGAGACGAGTTGAACCCCTTCGTGATCAAGGGGGCGATAGAGCGTCGGAAGTGAACCAAAATCGGGGACCCGAGGGCGGGGGCGGAGATCAAATGGCCACCGCTATCAATAGGATAACCGAAGTGCTAGAGCGTTTGACGGACCGTCAAGGTCCTGGACCAGTGCATCAACAACCTGGTGGGCAGGTAGATACTGAAGATAGGGCCTTGGAGAGGTTCCTAAAGTTTGGGCCGCCTAAGTTTCAAGGTGGGCCAGAGCCTGAAATAGCTGAGGGATGGTGGGAGAGAATATCTGATATTTTTGCCACATTGGATTACACTGAGACGCGGAAAGTGACTTTTGCGtcatttcaatttgaaggagcTGCACGGTCTTGGTGGAATCTAATTAAGGATAAGTGGGATAGAGACCGTACCCCTAGTACTTGGGCAACCTTCACCCGTGAGTTTAATGCCAAATTTCTTCCACCTCTAgtccaagagaaaagggaggatgaCTTTATTAAGTGCAAACAAGGGGCCATGAGTGTAGCAGAGTATGAAACCAACTTTACTAAATTAGCCCGATATGCCCCTGACCTGATAGCCACTGAGCAGAGACGCATTAGGAGatttgtgcaagggctcaatgtggagattcaagaaGGGCTAGCCACTGCTCAAATTAGCACGTATAGTGATGCCGTAGAGAAAGCTCAGAGGTTTGAGACGGCTAGAGCCCAATCTAGGTCATTCTTTGCTAGGAAAAGGAATGCCCCTAGTGGTAGCAGGGACCCAATTTCTACAAGTGCCCCACCGCCTAAGATGGGTAGAGGAACTGGAGTAGTGAATATCCCTAGTGCATCGAGAGGTGCTTTAGCAAGGGGTGCTGGAGCTAGAGGCCCTGGGGCGAGAGGATCTGGAGTGAGAGGAGGTCAAAGTGGAATGGGACCTCCTAGGAGTGCTCCACAAGGTGTACAAGTGTCAACCCCTCAGATAACCTGTGGTTATTGTGGAAAAGCCAATCATACTGCAAATGAGTGCTGGAGAAAGGATGGCAAGTGCCTCAAGTGTGGAAGTGCTGAGCACCAAATTGCTAATTGTCCTAGGATTTCCGAGAATGGGGGAAGCCAAGGAGGTGCCACAAGTTCTAGGCAAACTGCTTCTGGAGGGAGTCGGCCAAAGGTCCCGGCCAGGGTTTATGCCCTAGATAGTCAACCTGCACCTGACCCTTCGGAGGTAGTCGAAGGTACACTTCCAATCTTTCATCGATTAGCcaaggttttaattgatcccggtgcgactcattcgtttgttaatcCTGCTTTTATGTGTGGAATTGATGTAAAACCTGTACGATTACCCTATGATTTGGAAGTTAGGACTCCTACGGGTAATAAGAGCATGCTCACTAGTTTAGTGTATAAGGAGTGTGAATTTTGGGTTGGGGAGCGAAAAATGCTAGTTGACTTGGTGAGTTTGGAccttaaggggtatgatgtgattatAGGAATGGACTTTTTGTCTTACCACCATGCTAAGCTAGATTGTAGAGCTAAAGTGGTGGAATTTTGCATCCCAGGTGAGGCAACTCTCAAGctagatgtaaggggtagattagctTCGTCTGCTTTGATTTCAGGGattcgagctaggaaaatgCTTCACAAGGGAGCCCAGGGTTTCTTAGCTTTCTTAATTAACGCCCCTAGTGATCAAGTGAAATTAGAAGATGTACCAATCGTGCAAGATTTTCCCGACGTCTTCCCGGAAGAATTAACATCTCTGCCACCTGAAAGGGAgatagagtttaagattgaTTTGGTTCCAGGAGTAGCCCCAATTTCAAAAACTCCTTATAGAATGGCTCCTGCGGAGTTGAAAGAACTAGAGATCCAGTTGCAGGACCTACTAGAAAGAGGTTTTATTAAGGAAAGTGACTCaccgtggggagctccagttttgtttgtaaagaaaaaggacgggagtttgAGATTGTGCATTGACTATCGAGGTTTGAATGAGGTgactattaagaataagtaccctttGCCCTTGATTGATGgattatttgaccaattgcaaggatCGGTGGTGTACTCTAAGTTAGATTTGAGACAAgggtactatcaattgaggattaaAAAGGAAGATATACCTAAGACCGCTTTTAATTCTCGATATGGGCACtttgagtttgcggtaatgccttttgggttaaccaatgccccagctGCTTTCATGGATCTAATGCAGAGAATCTTTAAGAAATAtctggaccaatttgtggtggtattCATAGATGATATTCTAGTATATTCTAAGACCCGAGAGGATCACGCCAAGCACTTGGAGATAGTTTTACAAGTGTTGAGGGAACACAAGCTTTACGCTAAgttcagtaagtgtgaattttggctggaagaaatttcttttctgggtCATAGAATTTCTAAGAATGGAATTGCAGTGGATCCAACTAAAGTGGAGGCAGTTACTTTGTGGAAACAACCAGAGAATCCAACTGAaattagaagtttcttgggatTGGCAGGTTATTACCGTCGTTTTATAAaagatttctcaaaaattgCTGGGCCAATGACGGAGTTAACTAAGAAAAACCATAAGTTCATTTGGAGCCCTAAATGTGAAGCAAGCTTTCAAGAATTGAAGAGGCGATTGACTACGGCTCCAGTGTTAGCCCTACCTGAGGGAGTTGATGGGTATGTAGTATATTCCGATGCTTCTAAAGAAGGGTTAGgctgtgttttaatgcaaaaggGAAAAGTTGTGGCCTATgcttctaggaaattgaaaccccatGAGATGAATTACCCGACCCATGACCTAGAGTTAGCCGCTGTTATTTTTGCTTTgaagaagtggagacattacttgtatggggtgacatttgaggtattcaccgaccataagagccttaagtacttgttttcACAAAAGGAGTTGAACTTGCGACAGAGGCGTTGGGTAGAATTTCTTGAGGATTATGATTGTTCAATCAATTATCACCCTGGGAAAGCAAATGTGGTTGCAGATGCACTAAGTAGAAGGGCTCAAGTAGCGGGTCTAATGGTGAGAGAATGGGATATGTTAGAAGAAGCGAGTGGTTGGAATCCTCGTTTAGAAAAGTTGAAAATCTTGTTTGGAAATCTATCCTTAAAATCCCCTTTGTTAGAAAGAATTAAGGAGGCTCAAAGGAAGGATCCGGTAGTACAAGGTTATTTGGAGAGAGTGGGAAAGGAGGAAACCCTAGATTTTAAACTAGGACCTGAAGGCATTTTGAGATTTAGGAATCGAATAGTAGTACCTAGTGAAGAGGGTTTGAAAAGAGAAATTCTAGAGGAGTcacatcggtccaagtatactaTTCACCCTGGAGTTaacaagatgtatcaggatGTGAAAGGGCTTTATTGGTGGGATGGCTTAAAAAGGGATGTGGCGAAATTTGTACAGACTTGCCTAGTGTGTCAGCAGGTTAAGGCAGAATATCAAAAGCCTTCTGGTTTGTTACAACCTTTAGAAAtccctgagtggaaatgggagcatattaccatggattttgtgaCGGGTTTACCTAGAAGTCAAAGGGGACATGATGcggtttgggtgatagtggataggCTTACAAAATCTGCACATTTCTTACCGGTGAATATGAGTTACTCTTTGGAGAAATTagccaagttgtacacagaagaaaTTATGAGATTGCATGGGATTCCTGTAAGTATAGTCTCCGATCGAGACCCTAGATTCGTTTCCCgcttttggcagaaatttcaggaaactttggggactaaattgaagTTGAGCACTGCATATCATCCACAAACAGATGGACAGTCGGAGAGGACCATACAAACCCTCGAGGACATGTTAAGATCCTGTATATTAGATTTCGGAGGGAGTTGGAGCCAGTACATGACGTTGGCagagtttgcttataataacAGTTATCAGGCTTCAATCCAAATGGCACCGTATGAGGCGCTTTATGGTAGAAGGTGTCGATCCCctattcattgggatgaagtaggagagaagagAGTTTTAGACCCGACAGCTATTCCATGGATCGAAGAAGCTTATGAGAAGGTTAAGCTGGTTAGGGAGAGACTTCAAACTGTTCAAAGTCGGCAGAAGAGTTACGCAGATCACCGAAGAAAAGACTTAGAATTTGAAGTAGGAGATAAAGTCTTTCTAAGAGTAAAACCTATGAAAGGAGGGGTAATATCCAAGAAGGGAAAGAAATTAAAGCCGAGGTACATTGGACCCTTTGAAGTTCTTAAACGAGTTGGAAAAGTGGCTTATCAGCTGGATTTACCTTCTAGCATGAGCAGGATTCATAATGTCTTCCACGTATCTATactcaagaaatatcatcccGACCCAAGTCATGTGATTCAATTAGATGACGTTGAAGTAGACGAGTCTTTGACTTATGAGGAGCGACCAGTTAAGATTTTGGACCGAGAAATTAAAGAATTGAGAAATAAGAAGATTGCCTTAGTCAAAGTCTTGTGGAGAAATCACGACGTCGAGGAGGCAACTTGGGAGGTTGAGAAGGACATGAAGGACCAATACCCAGAGTTATTCGCTTGAACAg CTTCCACCTCCATTCTTGGCTGCTGTCTCGACCGAGCAAGGAGGAGGAAGATCGCTGCTGCTGCTGCCGGCGTTGTGTTGGACCAGGGGAGAAGGAGAAACCAGctgccatttttctttcctccaacCACAGAACCTTCCAAGCTGACTCAAAACCCCAGACCCAAGCTTCTCTTCACCTCAACGTTTGCTGCTGGGTTGTTGCT aagtactagaaaaaggaaacatccTGCCAGAGAGAAATGTGCTGATCAAACTGAGGAACAGCCAACTACATTGCCCGATATCATTGATGATGAACAGCCAACTGTTGAGCCTTCCACCAGAAAATCACCTAGAGGGACTGAGACACGCAGTGGAAAAAGGAAACGTTCTGCCAGAGAAAAATGCACTGATCAAACTGAGGAACAGCCAACTGCATTGCCCAAgttcattgatgatgatgcTAGAGAGAAATTTGAATGGATTTCACAGAAgggtttcatcactcaaagaACTATTGTCCCCTCTGAATTCCGTAAGTTTGATCTAGAACTAGTCCTTTCACAAAAGGATTTCGAAAAATGGTCTCACATTCTATCCTTGCCAAACACACATTATCCTGATATGTTTTATCAGTTCTTTGCTAACCTTAGGAAGGATAGTTCCCACACTGAACTTGTCTCTCGTGTCAATTTTGTTGACATTACACTCACTCCAGATAGTGTCAATATggttttaaaaacaaaaattgaagatggctttaagg ACAAAGGCAAGACTCAAGCAACTGAAGCTAGTGATGAAGATGATGAGGAAACTGAAGATGAAATGGATCCTGCTCAGTTTCTAGTATTGGTTTGGTATATTGGATTGGATATTGGTTGA